The DNA sequence TGGCCAAGACCGGCCGCTCGCTGGAGGAATGACCGTGAGACTCGTCCGCGACACCTGGCTGATCTTCCAGCAGGAGGCCGGCCTGATGGTGCGCAACCCGGTGATGGTCGCGTTCAGCCTGGCCCAGCCCATCACCTACCTCATCCTGTTCGCGCCGTTCCTCAAGGTGGTGATGGTCGACCGGGGCGCCTCCTCGTACGCGGACGCCTACCGCATCTACGTGCCCGGCCTGTTCGTGGCGATGGGTCTCTTCGGTGGCCTGTTCGCCGGCTACGGGCTGCTCAGCGCGCTGCGCGCCGGCATCATCGAACGGTGCCGGGTGACCCCGGTGAGCCGGACCGCCCTGCTGCTCGGCCGCGCCCTGATGCACGTGTGCCTCAACGTGGTGCAGGCGGTCGTGATCACGCTCGTGGCGCTGCCGTTCGGGCTGCGCGTGCACCTGGCCAACCTGCTCGTCTCGTACGCCCTGCTGGCCGTGATGGTGCTGCTGAGCACGTCCATCTCGTACGACATCGCGTTGTTGGTCCGCAACGAGAACAGCCTCGGCGTGCTGGTGAACACCGTGGGCCAACCGATCTCGCTGCTGGCCGGCGTGCTCATCCCGCTCGTGCTCGCCCCGATGTGGATCCAGCGGGCGGCGCTCTGGAATCCGTTCGCCTGGGCCACCGACGGCATGCGGGCGCTGTTCGCCGGCCAGATCTTCCAGACCGTGGTCTGGCAGGGCGCGCTCATCATGACCGGGCTGGCCGCCGCCAGCCTGTTCTGGTCGTCGCACCTGTTCAACCGCGAGGTCTCCTGACCGTCCGGACATCGACCATTGTCTCGCCGTGTCCGGCCCTCTAGCCTGATCGTGTCCTGGCGCGGCGGGGGCGCGGCTTCGGTGAGCGTGTCACGTGAGGAGACGACTCTTGGGTGCCGACAACTTCCGGGCGACCCTGGCGGCGGACCAGGAACTCGGCGCGGGCAACGTGCTGCTCCGGCTGGCCGAGCACGGCGCCGACATGCGGACGCCCCGGGTGACGTTCGACGTCGACGTCGACGGCATCCCCGCCTGGACGCCGCTGTCGCTGGCCACCCTGACCGAGCGGGTCGCCGCCCGGGCGGCCTGGTTCGCCGGTCGCGGCATCGGCCGGCGCGACCCGGTCGCGGTCTACGTCACCTCCGCGCCGGACGTGTTCCTCAACTTCCTGGCCCTCACCTGGCTCGGGGCGATCCCGGCGCTGATGAACGGCAACATGCCGGTCGAGCTGGCGGCCGAGTTCGTCCGACGGCTGCGCGGCGTCGGCGTGCTGGTCGACACCGACCACGACGCGCTGCGCGGGTACGACCTCGGTGTGCCGGTCCTCGGCGACGCCGCCGAGACCGGCACCGGCGACCCGGCGCAGGCGCCGGCGCACCACCGTCACCATCCCGAGGACCCGGTCGTCATCACCCACTCCTCCGGCACCACCCGGGTGCCGGCCGCGATCGTCCACTCGCACCACGGCCTGTTCGCCGCGATCCGCGCGGTGCGGCTCACCGAGTCCCGGCCGCACGGCGAGGTGCGGGAGCTGTCCGCGCTGCCGGCCGCGCACACCGCCGGCATCATCACGCTCAACCAGGCGCTCTGCAACGGCTACCAGTTGCTCTGCCTCTCGGCCCAGGGCGGCCCGTTCGCGCGCAGCGCGGAGACCGTTCTCGACGCGATCGAGCGGTGGCGCCCGACCGGGGTGTTCGGCTTCGCCGTGACCTGGTCCGAGCTGGCCCGCGTCGACCTGACCACCCGCGACCTCAGCTCGGTACGCAACTGGTTCAACACCGGCGACTGCGCCCACGAGTCGCACGTGCGCCGGCTGGTCGCCGTCGGCAGCCATCCCGCCTGGAGCCCCGACGGGCCGGTCGACGTGCCCGGCTCGAAGTTCGTCGACATGCTCGGCTCCACCGAGATGGGGCACGGCGCGTTCCGGATCACCCACCGGCTCGGCAGCGACCGCTACGACCGCTGCGTCGGCAAGCCGTACCCGTTCGCCGAGATCGCCCTGCTCGACGTGGCCACCGGCGAGGAGGTCCCGGACGGGCAGGTCGGGCACGTCGGGTTGAAGTCGCCGACGCTGGCCATCGGCTACTGGAACGACTCGGTCACCACGTACCGGACCCGGCTGAACGGCTACTACCTGACCGGCGACCTGATGTACCGCGACCCGAAGGGCGACTACCACCACGTCGACCGGGCCAGCGACGCGGTCGACCTGGGCGGCGGCACCTGGCTCTACACCGCGCTGTCCGAGGAACGCATCCTCGCGCACTGCCCGGACGTGCGGGACTGCACCGTCATCGCCGCCGCCGGGGACGACGGCGCCACCGTCACCGAGGTGTTGCTCCTGCTCGCCGACGACGCCGACCCCGCGCTGGACCGCACCGACCGGGTCCGGGCCGCGTTGGGCCCGGCGGTGGCCGCGACGCTGCGCCGGGTGGTGACCGTCCCCGACGACGACGTGGTGATGGGTCCGACCGGCAAGGTCCGCAAGTTCCTGATGCGCCAGCGACTGCTGGCCGACGCCGGCGCGTCCGCCGCGGGCTGAGGCCGGGGCGGGCGGTCGGCGTGCGGGCCCTATCCTCGTGCCGTGTCCTACGCCGCACTCACGTCCGCCGAGTGGAACGCCATGTCCGACGACGCCGCACACCGGGTCGCGGCGGGGATCGCGGACCGGCACGGCCTGACGCTGCTGGGCCCGGCGGTCCCCGCCGGCGTCGGGTGGTCGCACCGGCAGGCCCGGTTCGACCGGGACGGCACGCGGTTCGCGCTCGTCCCGGGAGGGCGACCGACGCTCGGGTACGACGGTTCGCGGTTCCGGCCGGACGCCGCCCAGGTGGCCGACTACGCGGAGAGCGCCGACGAGTACGGCCTGCCGCCCCTGCCCGAGTTCGTCGACGCGATGACGTCGCCGGAGCGGGTGGTGGAGATGCCGGCGATGCTGGTGGCGGTGGACGCGTTCGACCCCTGCGGCATTCCGTTGGCGCCGGACGATCCCCGGGTGCGCGAGTTGGTCGCGTCGGCGGAGCCGGGGATCGGCGGCGTGCGGCGGGTCGGGCCGGACGGTGGGCTGCACGTCGAGCTCGACCGGGCCGGGCGGGTGACGCGGGCCCGGCTGATCCGACGTGTCTCGTACGACGAGGCGATGGCCGGGCTCGCGCGTCTGGGCCTGCGGACGACCACCCCGGACGAGTGGGAGTGGGCGTGCGGGGCCGGCGCGACGACGCTCTTCCGCTGGGGTGACGACCACCCTGCCGACGGTTACCCCTTCGACCACCGCACCGGGCCGCACCGCGAGGAGAACCGGTGGGGCCTGGCGATCGGGCAGGACCCGTACCGGCACGAGGCGACGACCGAGCGGACCGTGGTGTGCGGCGGCGACGGCGGCGGCGCGACCTGCGGCGGCAGCGGATTCTTC is a window from the Micromonospora sp. DSM 45708 genome containing:
- a CDS encoding class I adenylate-forming enzyme family protein → MGADNFRATLAADQELGAGNVLLRLAEHGADMRTPRVTFDVDVDGIPAWTPLSLATLTERVAARAAWFAGRGIGRRDPVAVYVTSAPDVFLNFLALTWLGAIPALMNGNMPVELAAEFVRRLRGVGVLVDTDHDALRGYDLGVPVLGDAAETGTGDPAQAPAHHRHHPEDPVVITHSSGTTRVPAAIVHSHHGLFAAIRAVRLTESRPHGEVRELSALPAAHTAGIITLNQALCNGYQLLCLSAQGGPFARSAETVLDAIERWRPTGVFGFAVTWSELARVDLTTRDLSSVRNWFNTGDCAHESHVRRLVAVGSHPAWSPDGPVDVPGSKFVDMLGSTEMGHGAFRITHRLGSDRYDRCVGKPYPFAEIALLDVATGEEVPDGQVGHVGLKSPTLAIGYWNDSVTTYRTRLNGYYLTGDLMYRDPKGDYHHVDRASDAVDLGGGTWLYTALSEERILAHCPDVRDCTVIAAAGDDGATVTEVLLLLADDADPALDRTDRVRAALGPAVAATLRRVVTVPDDDVVMGPTGKVRKFLMRQRLLADAGASAAG
- a CDS encoding ABC transporter permease; this translates as MRLVRDTWLIFQQEAGLMVRNPVMVAFSLAQPITYLILFAPFLKVVMVDRGASSYADAYRIYVPGLFVAMGLFGGLFAGYGLLSALRAGIIERCRVTPVSRTALLLGRALMHVCLNVVQAVVITLVALPFGLRVHLANLLVSYALLAVMVLLSTSISYDIALLVRNENSLGVLVNTVGQPISLLAGVLIPLVLAPMWIQRAALWNPFAWATDGMRALFAGQIFQTVVWQGALIMTGLAAASLFWSSHLFNREVS